A stretch of Chitinophagaceae bacterium DNA encodes these proteins:
- a CDS encoding helix-turn-helix transcriptional regulator, which produces MSHQTDILSIAHREPLLHEDLDVLLHVDRMVPGSVHYSIKRYRKLPQWNIDDTGILVYHVEKNNPAANYLELNFCVSGNVYCRQKQTECDFCKFNSSKSCVEKADSVDVVSFSFKPAYLTQFTNNSSQTGLTEEVLSFRHKTSFSKQLPLCGKTRTAIEALLNHTYTDTRENIFINAQTQILLLYSMDCMLGEDKETGFTCKFLQNAEDREKIIKAREVLLQHIGEPITIKALSRKVAINECYLKKGFKEIFGTTIFDFYQGQRMEHAKYLLYDKGLSVTEVSMLLGYSSISHFSTAFKKHTGIKPCELLLH; this is translated from the coding sequence ATGAGCCACCAAACAGACATATTGAGCATTGCACACCGGGAACCTCTTTTGCATGAGGACCTGGATGTATTGCTGCATGTTGACCGCATGGTACCCGGTTCGGTGCACTACTCCATTAAGCGCTACCGGAAACTGCCGCAATGGAATATTGATGATACCGGCATCCTGGTTTATCATGTTGAAAAGAACAACCCCGCCGCCAATTACCTGGAACTGAATTTCTGTGTAAGCGGCAATGTGTACTGCCGGCAAAAGCAAACCGAATGCGATTTCTGTAAATTCAACAGCAGCAAAAGCTGTGTGGAAAAGGCAGACAGTGTGGATGTGGTCAGTTTCAGTTTTAAACCGGCCTACCTGACCCAGTTCACCAACAACAGTTCACAAACGGGGTTAACAGAAGAGGTCCTTTCCTTCCGGCATAAAACATCCTTCTCCAAACAACTGCCCCTGTGTGGCAAAACAAGAACCGCCATTGAAGCATTGCTGAATCATACGTATACCGACACAAGAGAGAATATCTTCATCAATGCCCAAACCCAGATCCTGCTGCTGTACAGCATGGATTGCATGCTGGGTGAGGATAAAGAAACCGGATTCACCTGTAAATTCCTGCAGAATGCCGAAGACAGGGAAAAGATCATCAAGGCACGGGAAGTTTTATTGCAACATATCGGCGAGCCCATCACCATCAAGGCACTCAGCCGCAAGGTTGCCATCAACGAATGTTATTTAAAGAAAGGCTTCAAAGAGATCTTCGGTACAACCATCTTTGATTTTTACCAGGGACAGCGCATGGAGCATGCCAAATACCTGCTTTACGACAAAGGCCTGAGCGTAACAGAAGTTTCTATGCTGCTGGGCTATTCTTCCATCTCGCATTTTTCCACCGCTTTTAAGAAACACACAGGTATCAAGCCTTGTGAACTATTGCTGCACTAA
- the gyrB gene encoding DNA topoisomerase (ATP-hydrolyzing) subunit B — protein sequence MSTETAAIPTPATSGYGADSIQVLEGLEAVRKRPAMYIGDIGNKGLHHLVYEVVDNSIDEALAGHCKNIIVTIHEDNSISVQDDGRGIPTAMHTKEKRSALEVVMTVLHAGGKFDKDSYKVSGGLHGVGVSCVNALSSKLHVTVRRDGKMYEQEYAIGVPQYPVREIGTADTRGTTVHFWPDASIFSVTVYNKDILEGRLRELAFLNRKINIILNDLREKDEEGKHYSKTFYSEGGIVEFVQSIDKNANRLPLIPQAIYCEGLDASSNVMVEVAMMYNAGYQEHIFSYVNNINTIEGGTHVAGFRRSITRVFKSYGEKQDMFAKAKVEIEGDDFREGLSAIISVKVPEPQFEGQTKTKLGNNEVMGVVDSTLSRVLEAYLEENPKEAKTIIQKVILAAQARAAARKAREMVQRKSVLTGGGLPGKLADCSDKDPGKCELFLVEGDSAGGTAKQGRDRSFQAILPLRGKILNVEKAMEHKIYDNEEIRNMFTALGVKIGTPEDPKALDTSKLRYHKLIIMTDADVDGSHIATLILTFIFRYMKELVEQGFVYIAQPPLYLVKKGKEQEYAWNDEERKALVTQIGQGKDESVTIQRYKGLGEMNAEQLWETTMNPATRTLKQVALESAAEADRVFSMLMGDEVPPRREFIETHARYARIDV from the coding sequence ATGAGCACAGAAACAGCAGCAATCCCGACCCCCGCTACCAGTGGTTATGGGGCCGACAGTATCCAGGTTCTGGAAGGCCTGGAAGCAGTCCGCAAACGTCCTGCCATGTACATTGGCGATATTGGCAACAAGGGTCTGCATCACTTGGTTTACGAGGTGGTGGACAACTCCATCGATGAGGCCCTGGCCGGTCATTGTAAGAACATCATTGTAACCATTCATGAAGATAATTCCATCTCTGTTCAGGACGATGGCCGTGGTATACCTACTGCCATGCATACCAAAGAAAAACGCAGTGCCCTGGAAGTGGTCATGACGGTGCTTCATGCCGGTGGTAAATTTGATAAGGATTCCTATAAGGTCTCGGGCGGTTTGCATGGTGTGGGTGTAAGTTGTGTGAACGCACTCAGCTCTAAACTGCATGTAACCGTAAGAAGAGATGGCAAAATGTATGAACAGGAATATGCGATCGGTGTTCCTCAATACCCGGTGCGGGAGATCGGTACAGCCGATACCCGGGGTACAACCGTACACTTCTGGCCGGATGCTTCTATATTCTCTGTTACGGTTTACAACAAAGATATCCTGGAAGGAAGGTTGCGGGAACTTGCTTTCCTGAACCGGAAAATAAATATCATCCTGAACGATCTGCGGGAGAAAGATGAAGAAGGGAAGCATTACAGCAAGACGTTCTACAGCGAGGGAGGGATCGTGGAGTTTGTACAATCGATAGATAAAAATGCCAACCGGTTGCCGTTGATCCCCCAGGCGATCTATTGCGAAGGGCTTGACGCGTCAAGCAATGTAATGGTAGAGGTTGCCATGATGTATAATGCCGGGTACCAGGAGCATATTTTCAGCTATGTAAATAATATCAACACCATTGAAGGCGGTACGCATGTGGCCGGTTTCCGCCGCAGCATCACCCGGGTATTTAAAAGCTATGGCGAAAAGCAGGACATGTTTGCAAAGGCCAAAGTGGAAATTGAAGGCGATGATTTCCGCGAAGGATTATCTGCCATCATCTCCGTAAAGGTACCGGAGCCGCAGTTTGAAGGGCAGACAAAAACAAAACTGGGAAATAATGAAGTAATGGGTGTGGTGGATTCCACCTTAAGCCGTGTACTGGAAGCATACCTGGAAGAGAATCCCAAAGAAGCAAAGACCATTATTCAAAAAGTGATACTGGCCGCACAAGCGCGTGCAGCAGCCCGTAAGGCAAGGGAAATGGTACAGCGTAAAAGTGTATTGACCGGCGGCGGCTTACCGGGTAAACTGGCAGACTGCAGTGATAAAGACCCCGGCAAATGCGAATTGTTCCTGGTGGAAGGAGATTCGGCAGGAGGAACAGCCAAACAGGGCCGGGACAGGAGTTTCCAGGCCATTTTACCCCTTCGTGGTAAAATACTGAACGTGGAAAAAGCAATGGAACATAAGATATATGACAATGAAGAGATACGGAACATGTTCACCGCACTGGGTGTGAAGATCGGAACACCGGAAGATCCCAAAGCGCTGGATACATCCAAACTGCGCTATCACAAACTGATCATCATGACCGATGCCGATGTGGACGGAAGCCATATTGCCACATTGATATTGACCTTTATCTTCCGGTATATGAAAGAACTGGTGGAGCAGGGGTTCGTATACATCGCACAACCACCTCTTTACCTTGTTAAAAAAGGTAAAGAACAGGAGTATGCATGGAATGACGAAGAAAGAAAAGCACTGGTAACCCAGATCGGCCAGGGAAAAGACGAGAGTGTGACCATCCAACGCTATAAAGGTTTGGGAGAGATGAACGCCGAGCAGCTTTGGGAAACAACCATGAACCCTGCTACCCGCACATTGAAACAGGTAGCATTGGAAAGTGCCGCAGAAGCCGACCGTGTTTTCAGCATGCTGATGGGTGATGAGGTTCCGCCCCGCAGGGAGTTTATTGAGACCCATGCCCGCTATGCCAGGATCGATGTGTAA
- a CDS encoding PKD domain-containing protein, with protein MKTVNKIGVSLLLLVIFSQYSTAQYTVNGNAQQVSCNQYRLTQEATFLTGSVWNNNKINLSNSFDFKFDVFLGNNNSPGADGIAFVLQPISTSVGTAGSGLGYEGITPAVGITLDTYQNGGDNDPAYDHIAIQLNGVLNHTSVNNIAGPIQAINGNDNMEDGQWHALRIVWDAPTKTITAYVDGVQRVTAVKDFVTDILSGDPMVFWGFTGSTGGEFNLQQFKTALNPYFHFSPGQRRCVNEPITFYDSTISFTVIAKFYWDFGDGSPIDSVNLNPVHTYTVAGVYTVIQRVIGADGCEATNTQQVTIGSKPVAKFGNSYHCIPMPPFPSTQFSDSSYAAVGTVNNWYWDFDNGQTSTVQNPSTNYLTAGNKIVKLVVKSLEGCESDTLVKIVPMYSQPVIDFTFTDSVCLGSPMQFFGTVTSSSHPITHWFWRFPPDTTTIRTQNATYTFTTAGNHGVVFMATSSGNVDCLGSKIKNVFVADKPHAAIKDQFICSDIPTVLQDSSYTTDGIALTNWWWDLGNGQFSTQQNPTVTYTASGPVTIKLVVTNSRGCISDTLIQTINVSQNAIANFGYSSPLCDNVAVQFSDSSSIGGGTVTEWNWIHNGTVFSNQQNPLQLFPAGIQTVGLVASNITGCKSDTVFKTFTINPRPVVSMNFSNACKGAPVDFTGTDLNGTGITEWRWNYGDGGTGIGAVSQHTYSTAGVFSVSLAAVSSNGCLSGTISKNIIIYSTNVFAGNDTIAAAGQPIQLQATGGVNYTWTPATGLNNPNVANPVAVLNGTQTYTVKGFTPQGCESYDDITVKIYKGPDIYLPNAFTPNGDGLNDVFRGIPVGLQQFHHLAIFNRYGEQVFYTTDHRKGWDGSWKGKKQETGVFVVIAGGTDFRGNKINKKQSFVLIR; from the coding sequence ATGAAAACGGTAAATAAAATAGGTGTATCCCTGTTATTGCTGGTAATCTTCAGCCAGTATAGTACAGCCCAGTACACCGTTAACGGGAATGCCCAGCAGGTTTCCTGCAATCAATACCGCCTTACACAGGAGGCAACCTTCCTTACCGGTTCGGTATGGAACAATAACAAAATAAACCTTTCCAATTCCTTCGATTTTAAGTTCGACGTCTTCCTGGGAAATAATAACAGTCCCGGCGCCGATGGAATTGCCTTTGTATTACAGCCCATCAGCACCAGTGTGGGAACAGCGGGCAGCGGACTTGGCTACGAAGGGATAACCCCGGCCGTGGGCATCACCCTCGATACGTACCAGAATGGTGGTGATAATGATCCGGCCTACGACCATATTGCCATTCAACTCAACGGGGTGCTCAATCATACGAGTGTGAATAATATTGCCGGCCCCATCCAGGCCATCAATGGCAACGATAATATGGAGGACGGCCAGTGGCATGCCCTTCGTATCGTTTGGGATGCACCCACCAAAACCATTACGGCCTACGTGGATGGGGTGCAGCGGGTAACTGCGGTAAAGGATTTTGTGACCGATATCCTCTCCGGCGACCCGATGGTATTCTGGGGTTTTACCGGAAGCACCGGTGGGGAGTTCAACCTGCAGCAGTTCAAAACGGCATTGAATCCATACTTTCATTTTTCCCCTGGCCAGCGGAGATGTGTGAATGAACCCATTACCTTTTACGATTCAACCATTTCTTTTACAGTCATAGCAAAATTTTACTGGGATTTTGGTGACGGCAGCCCGATCGATTCGGTTAACCTGAACCCCGTGCATACTTATACAGTGGCAGGGGTTTACACAGTTATACAAAGAGTAATAGGAGCTGATGGTTGCGAAGCAACAAATACGCAACAGGTTACCATTGGCAGTAAACCGGTGGCAAAATTTGGTAATTCCTACCACTGTATCCCCATGCCGCCTTTTCCATCCACACAATTCAGTGATTCATCCTATGCAGCGGTTGGTACGGTAAATAACTGGTATTGGGATTTTGATAATGGACAAACTTCAACTGTTCAAAACCCCAGTACAAATTATCTTACCGCCGGGAATAAGATCGTTAAACTGGTGGTTAAATCACTGGAAGGTTGTGAGTCGGATACTTTAGTCAAGATAGTACCTATGTATTCACAACCTGTAATTGATTTTACGTTTACCGATTCTGTATGTTTGGGATCACCGATGCAGTTTTTTGGAACAGTAACTTCAAGCAGTCATCCTATTACTCACTGGTTTTGGCGTTTCCCTCCCGATACTACTACCATCCGCACTCAAAACGCAACATATACGTTCACTACTGCAGGTAATCATGGCGTGGTATTCATGGCAACATCAAGTGGGAATGTTGATTGTCTGGGATCAAAAATTAAAAATGTCTTCGTTGCCGATAAACCCCACGCCGCCATCAAAGACCAGTTCATCTGTTCGGATATCCCGACTGTTTTGCAGGATTCATCCTACACCACCGATGGTATTGCCCTTACCAACTGGTGGTGGGACCTTGGCAACGGGCAATTCTCTACCCAGCAAAATCCAACGGTTACTTACACAGCCAGCGGGCCTGTTACCATAAAACTGGTGGTGACCAATTCACGTGGTTGTATTTCAGATACCTTGATACAGACGATCAACGTATCGCAGAATGCCATCGCTAATTTTGGATACAGCAGCCCGCTCTGCGATAATGTGGCCGTTCAGTTCAGCGATTCCTCCAGCATCGGCGGCGGAACGGTCACGGAGTGGAACTGGATACATAATGGAACGGTCTTCAGCAACCAGCAAAATCCATTGCAACTATTTCCTGCCGGCATACAAACCGTTGGATTGGTGGCAAGCAATATAACCGGTTGCAAAAGCGATACGGTATTCAAAACATTTACAATAAACCCCAGGCCGGTCGTAAGTATGAACTTCAGCAATGCCTGCAAAGGGGCCCCGGTTGATTTCACCGGAACTGATCTGAATGGAACCGGTATCACAGAATGGAGATGGAATTATGGCGATGGAGGTACCGGTATTGGCGCTGTTTCACAACATACATACAGTACAGCGGGTGTTTTTTCCGTAAGCCTTGCAGCCGTATCCTCCAATGGATGTTTATCCGGTACCATCAGCAAGAATATTATCATCTACAGTACAAATGTATTTGCCGGAAACGATACCATAGCCGCAGCGGGGCAACCCATTCAGTTACAGGCAACGGGCGGCGTCAATTATACCTGGACCCCCGCTACCGGTTTAAACAACCCAAATGTTGCCAACCCGGTTGCTGTTCTCAATGGTACACAAACCTATACCGTAAAAGGATTCACGCCGCAGGGCTGCGAATCATATGATGACATCACCGTAAAAATTTACAAGGGCCCGGATATTTACCTGCCCAATGCCTTTACGCCAAATGGGGACGGCCTGAATGATGTTTTCAGGGGAATACCGGTAGGACTGCAACAGTTTCACCACCTGGCAATTTTCAACCGTTATGGTGAACAGGTATTTTATACAACCGATCACCGGAAGGGATGGGATGGGTCCTGGAAAGGTAAAAAACAGGAAACCGGTGTGTTTGTGGTCATCGCCGGCGGGACAGATTTTCGCGGTAATAAAATAAATAAAAAGCAAAGTTTTGTATTGATCCGTTAA
- a CDS encoding DUF3857 domain-containing protein → MKKSALFLFLLIIFSVLHGQDKLPSFGKVDKADLEMKDCDFDPGAEAVVLFDVGEIEIRYAGFSGWLSESIYRVRIKVLKSSGTERAQVKLRYYSKNRSEEVSGVRGISFNMDEGGNIVETEMENKAVFDKPIDKEMSEISFAIPNVKVGTVFEYKYRHIRKSFSYIPTWYFQSEVPVKYSAYYLAIPEYFQFSVQSTLRQKLEEQKKSLGDPGKWYILRNIPGIKEEPYSAGTKGYVQRVQFKLSRISSPTYNEDFQTTWPRRTEQLLEDEDSGQAIKKPLRGPSDLDAKLPLITTNTERIRTVYNYVQSNMQWDETYGIYSYYGIKDAWDKKNGSVTDINFILIRLLRDAGIEAKPLLVSTRDNGTINTFYPFLSQFNCVMAYVKEGETVYVMNAADKYNPFHRVPYDVLYRFGLVVDKKNGGLVKLESEDRFENSIFFSCAVGEDGKLAGQATLNSSGYARNIRMHRHANAKLKETFEDNSGINITVDSLAVNNEKDESLPLEQKIEFSGSMQSSGDYYFCRITFLRTWARTRSWMRSG, encoded by the coding sequence ATGAAAAAATCTGCACTTTTTTTATTCCTGCTGATCATTTTTTCAGTCCTGCATGGCCAGGATAAACTTCCTTCTTTTGGCAAAGTGGATAAGGCCGACCTGGAAATGAAGGACTGCGACTTTGACCCCGGGGCCGAAGCGGTTGTATTGTTTGATGTGGGCGAAATTGAGATCAGGTATGCAGGGTTTTCAGGATGGTTATCCGAGAGTATTTACCGGGTTCGTATCAAAGTGCTGAAGTCATCCGGTACCGAAAGGGCGCAGGTGAAACTGCGGTATTATTCCAAAAACCGGTCGGAAGAGGTCTCCGGTGTAAGAGGTATATCGTTTAACATGGACGAAGGCGGCAATATCGTTGAAACAGAGATGGAGAATAAGGCCGTGTTTGATAAACCCATTGATAAAGAAATGTCTGAGATATCTTTCGCCATACCCAATGTAAAGGTTGGAACCGTGTTCGAATACAAATACCGCCATATACGCAAATCATTCAGCTATATTCCCACCTGGTATTTTCAGAGCGAAGTGCCGGTAAAATACAGCGCCTATTATCTTGCCATACCCGAATATTTCCAGTTTTCTGTACAGTCAACCCTCCGGCAAAAGCTGGAAGAGCAGAAGAAGAGCTTAGGTGATCCCGGTAAATGGTACATATTGCGTAATATACCCGGCATCAAAGAAGAGCCATACAGCGCCGGCACAAAGGGTTATGTGCAGCGGGTGCAGTTTAAATTGTCGAGGATAAGTTCTCCAACCTATAACGAAGACTTTCAAACCACCTGGCCCAGGAGAACAGAGCAATTGCTGGAGGATGAGGATTCTGGCCAGGCCATCAAAAAGCCCCTGCGGGGTCCGTCTGACCTGGATGCAAAGCTTCCGCTCATTACAACGAATACGGAAAGGATCAGAACGGTTTACAATTATGTGCAAAGCAATATGCAGTGGGATGAAACCTATGGCATTTACTCATACTACGGTATAAAAGATGCCTGGGATAAAAAGAATGGTTCGGTCACCGATATCAATTTCATCCTGATACGTCTTTTGCGGGATGCCGGTATAGAGGCAAAACCTTTGCTGGTGAGTACCAGGGACAATGGCACCATCAATACGTTCTATCCTTTTTTAAGCCAGTTCAATTGTGTGATGGCCTATGTGAAGGAGGGCGAAACCGTTTACGTGATGAATGCGGCAGATAAGTATAACCCCTTTCACCGGGTGCCCTACGATGTTCTATACCGGTTTGGCCTCGTGGTGGATAAAAAGAACGGCGGCCTGGTAAAATTGGAAAGTGAAGACCGGTTTGAGAACAGCATATTCTTTTCCTGTGCGGTGGGCGAAGATGGAAAACTTGCAGGCCAGGCCACCCTCAACAGTTCGGGGTATGCACGAAATATACGCATGCACAGGCATGCGAATGCAAAACTGAAAGAAACCTTTGAAGACAACAGCGGCATAAACATTACGGTAGATTCCCTGGCGGTGAATAATGAAAAGGATGAGTCGCTGCCGCTTGAGCAAAAGATCGAATTCAGCGGCAGCATGCAATCCAGCGGGGATTATTACTTTTGCCGTATAACCTTTTTACGAACCTGGGCAAGAACCCGTTCCTGGATGAGAAGCGGGTGA
- a CDS encoding TonB-dependent receptor, with translation MKKLTMITAALVTTATISAQNKPTADTGWYSKDLSEVIITGQYKPQSVKKSVYQVRVITNERIRLSGATNVQQVLNNQVGFRFSNDNTLGTTDVQLMGMSGRNVKILLDGVPMIDRGDTRESLNQVDINSIERIEIVEGPMSVIFGSDALAGVINIITKKSIKDDLSVSAKVQEETAGGEYHPFSYKGVHLQNLNVGYKKNDWTVSLCGTHNDLDGYGGDAFGRGKTWKPKEQWMGNARIGYGKGPFSIYYRTDILNEDIRSRGAINYNNYKAIDQQYITGRFSHQLQGSYNFNKKLQLAGILSYTDYKRRTKTTLHDFEKGTDELTAGPGEQDVAKFNSFVFRTSVLYQVSPVLTLQTGIDINREGASGERISGSPMITDYAAFISAELKPTSRLNIRPGLRFIKNSVYDAPPVIPSINSKIILTKNLDLRLAYAYGFRSPALRELYFDFVDVNHNIVGNPNLRAEYSNSFNGSVSWTGVPVNNIAYSATLGGFFNDFNNQIDFALSASGNNQYSYFNVNKAKTTGLTLESKLSWKKLDAAAGFSYIGFYRKLYDDKDYIKIDSKEYLWSPELTASVSYAADKIKTKFSLFYKYTGSRPQYITGTTTTGQDALYIAKTAAYHLADLTANTTVNKYITVTAGVKNIFDVNNVNNTAASSGSIHNSAGAVAISYGRSYFIGLNLQWNRKQK, from the coding sequence ATGAAGAAACTAACCATGATCACTGCCGCCCTGGTTACTACGGCAACGATCAGTGCACAGAACAAACCAACTGCAGACACGGGTTGGTATTCAAAAGACCTTTCAGAAGTGATCATTACCGGTCAATACAAGCCGCAATCCGTAAAAAAATCTGTTTACCAGGTCCGGGTGATCACTAATGAACGCATCAGGCTGAGCGGTGCAACCAATGTACAGCAGGTGTTGAACAACCAGGTGGGATTCCGCTTTTCAAACGACAATACCCTGGGCACTACCGATGTTCAGCTGATGGGCATGAGCGGCCGTAATGTAAAGATCTTACTGGATGGTGTGCCTATGATCGACCGGGGCGATACCCGGGAGAGCCTGAATCAGGTAGACATCAACAGCATTGAACGGATCGAGATCGTGGAAGGACCTATGTCGGTAATATTCGGTTCAGATGCATTGGCCGGTGTTATCAATATCATCACCAAAAAAAGTATAAAAGATGATCTTTCGGTTTCTGCAAAAGTGCAGGAAGAAACTGCCGGCGGTGAATATCATCCCTTCAGTTACAAAGGCGTTCACCTGCAGAACCTGAATGTGGGTTATAAGAAAAATGACTGGACCGTATCCCTGTGTGGCACCCACAACGATCTTGACGGATATGGCGGCGATGCATTTGGAAGGGGCAAAACATGGAAACCAAAAGAACAGTGGATGGGCAATGCAAGGATCGGGTACGGCAAAGGGCCGTTCAGTATTTATTACAGAACAGACATTCTGAATGAGGACATCAGGAGCCGTGGCGCCATCAACTACAACAATTACAAGGCAATTGACCAGCAATACATCACCGGTCGTTTTTCGCACCAGCTGCAGGGTAGTTATAACTTTAATAAGAAACTGCAGTTGGCAGGAATTTTAAGCTATACCGATTATAAAAGAAGAACCAAAACAACCCTTCATGATTTTGAAAAAGGTACGGACGAATTAACCGCCGGGCCCGGGGAACAGGATGTTGCCAAGTTCAACAGCTTTGTTTTCAGAACCAGCGTACTTTACCAGGTATCCCCGGTACTGACCCTGCAGACGGGTATTGATATCAACCGGGAAGGAGCCAGCGGCGAACGGATATCCGGCAGCCCGATGATCACCGATTATGCTGCATTCATTTCTGCGGAGCTGAAGCCAACCAGCCGGCTAAACATCCGGCCTGGATTACGCTTCATAAAAAATTCGGTGTATGATGCCCCGCCTGTTATTCCTTCCATCAACAGCAAGATCATTCTTACCAAAAACCTCGACCTCAGGCTGGCCTATGCATACGGATTCCGTTCACCGGCACTGAGGGAATTGTATTTTGATTTTGTGGATGTAAACCACAACATCGTTGGCAACCCCAACCTCAGGGCCGAATATTCAAACAGCTTCAATGGTTCGGTCAGCTGGACAGGAGTTCCGGTAAATAATATTGCATACAGCGCTACATTGGGCGGATTCTTCAACGATTTCAACAACCAGATCGATTTTGCATTATCAGCTTCCGGCAACAACCAGTACAGCTATTTCAATGTAAACAAGGCCAAAACAACCGGCCTGACTCTGGAGAGCAAACTGTCCTGGAAGAAACTGGATGCCGCTGCAGGATTCTCTTACATCGGCTTTTACCGCAAACTGTACGATGACAAGGATTATATAAAGATCGACAGCAAAGAATATTTATGGAGCCCCGAACTGACTGCTTCTGTAAGCTATGCAGCCGATAAGATCAAAACCAAATTCAGTCTTTTCTATAAGTATACCGGCAGCAGGCCCCAATACATTACCGGCACAACCACTACGGGCCAGGATGCACTGTACATAGCCAAAACAGCAGCATACCACCTGGCAGATCTTACCGCGAACACCACCGTCAACAAATACATCACGGTTACGGCAGGTGTAAAAAATATTTTCGACGTAAACAATGTGAATAATACGGCAGCCTCTTCCGGCAGCATCCATAATTCAGCCGGCGCCGTGGCGATCAGCTATGGCCGGTCTTACTTTATCGGATTGAACCTGCAATGGAACAGGAAACAGAAATAA